DNA from Candidatus Cloacimonadota bacterium:
TTTCAGGCTTTGGGCAAGACGAAACTGGTAATGTTAGATTCCTTGATCATGCTGATCCTGAATGTGATTTTGAATTATATCTTGATCAGAACCTTCGGCATGGTGGGAGCAGCTATTGCCACCGTGATAGTATCCTGGTTTATCGTGCTTGTATATCTGTTTCAGATGCGATATTGTATGGGATTGAAGCTACTGGATATGTTTCCGCTTCAGAGCATACTTACGAACCTCTGCGCTGCATTACTTCCTGTGTTTGTTGTAGTCCCTGTATCGGGCTTAATCCCCAATTCATTCTTGCGCATGACCCTTGGTGGCACGATCTATATGTTGCTCTACTACGGGATTGCCCGCATCCTAAGAGTAATAAAACCTTACGACCTGGAGCTGGGTCGTAGTATTATCTCTGGTATTCTAAAACGAGGCAGGAAGTGAAGGCGCTATTCTTTTATCCCAACCATAGTCCCTTCATACAAGTGGATGAGGATATCCTGATGAGCATAATGCCCGTTCATAGCATATGCTTGCATCAGAGCAAAGGTAAATGGACTTATTTGTTGCATTTATGGAGTATCGTCACTAAAATACTACGTCATTCTAGCGCCAAGCTGTGTTTGTGCTGGTTTGCGGATTATCATGCATTTGTGATGGTCTTGGCTGCGAAAGTGTTTCAGCGCAAAGCAGTAATTTTTATCGGCGGATATGATGCAGTACACTATCCTGAGTATGCTTATGGAGTATATCACCATGCTCTGCGCAGATTTTGTGCGATTTATGCCTTGAAACACTGTGACTTGATAATTGCCAATCATGAAGCACTGTTAAGTTCTAACAACTACTATTATAATAGCAGCGGGCATCCCGAAGGAGTATTCAAGCTGATCCCGGAGCTAAAGACTCGAGCCGTTACTGTGTACAACAGCATCACCGGTAGCGCGCCCAGCACAATCAATCTGGTCAGGCAACAGCAGATACTTAGCGTTGGCAGTACCCCACGATTGGAGGATTTTTACAACAAAGGCTACGACCTTTTGATAGATGCAGCAAAGGCTTTCCCCTGTTGGCAGTTCATAATTGTGGGCATCCAAGATAGATGGAGGGATACTCTGGAGCCGAGACACAAACTATCCGCTGTGCCAAACCTCCGGATTCATGCCAAAATGGAACACTCTGAAGTTTTGAGGTTAATGAGTGAAAGCGATATATATGTGCAGGTATCAATCTCTGAGGGGATGCCAAACGCTTTGATGGAAGCCATGCTATATGGATGCAAAGCCTTGGGATCGGATGTCGCTGGTATTCCGACCATCATTGGAGAATATGGCCATATCATCCGGGAACGCAGTACAAAAGCTCTGATTGAAGGCTTGAAAATATTGATGGATAAGGAAGTGGATCGAGTGACCTTATCAAAGGACATAAGCACCCGATTTAGTAATCAAAACAGGATGGACGGGATTCAACGAGCTTTGCGGGATGTACTCTAATCTTCCGCTAACACACGCGCAATAGTCGCCAGCATTTCCTCGCGCATAAAGGGTTTCTGCAAAGTGGCTTTAGCGCCTAACTTCTCTGCTAAAGGTAAATAGCTATCGGGGCCAAATTTCCCTCCACCGCTCATTGCTACAATCCTTATCGTGGGACAAAGCTCCAGAAGCTCCTGGATGGTTTCCAAACCTTCTTTATCCGGCATGATGATGTCTGTAAGCACCAAATCCGGACAAAACTGCGCACATACCTCCAACGCTTGATTGCCATCCCCTGCCTGACGGACGTCATAACCAGCCTTGGTGAGCATTTGTACCAGTACTCTGCGAAAGCTGTCTTCGTCCTCAATTACCAGAATCTTTGTCATCTATATACCCCTTTGGGACAACCCCTGTTGTATTTTTTGAACACTAACTCAGACATGTGAGACATTATTGACGCGCTACAGATCGTGTAAAGAGATTTCTTTCACACTACCCCGACAGAGTGTGACTATTTATCCACTATCACTTTCTTTAGCCTTGTTCCGCTTTGTGTAAAACTCATGCATAGAGCGTCTTACGGCTTTTATCATATCGTCTGGCATTATCGGTTTATTCAGGATAATTTTGTGTGTGATAGCATCAGCTTTTTTCTGTTGAGCAGGATCCATAAATCCCGTATAGAGGATTACCGGAGCCTTGCGCAGCTCCAAGGCTTTGCTAACCAGCTTCAAACCATCCATCACCGGCATATTGATATCGGCTATGATGATATCAAAGGGGGCTTCAGCATCTCTATAGGCATCCAGTGCTTCCTGAGAATCGGTAAAGGATACGGTGTGATAACCTGCAGCCTGTAAGGATTGAGAGAAGATATCTATTAGGGACGGTTCGTCGTCCACTATCAGTACTTTTGCGGGAATAAAGGGGTAATCCCTTGTGCTGCGTGCTTTCTTCTTTACTTTTGCTGCATCAATTGCCGGTAAATAAATGTGGAAAGTGCTGCCTTCACCTACGTTGCTGTGTACATTTATAAATCCGCGATATCCGCTTACTATGCCATGAACAATGGAGAGACCCAGTCCCGTACCTTCTCCGGAGGCCTTGGTGCTGAAATATGGATCGAAGATGCGTGAGACTAGCTCCGGCGCAATCCCGCTTCCGGTGTCGCTTACTTCCAGATGTAAGTATTTACTCTCGAACTGTACCTTGGGATCCAGTCCTAAGATATCAAAACCGCTGACCTCATCAAGACAAATGCTGAGAGAGCCCCCATCAGGTTGCATGGCATGCACAGCATTTGTTGCCAAGTTCAACAGTACCTGCTGCATTTCCGTTTCATCCACCCGGGCAAAGCTTTGGCTCTTGATATCTGTATTGATTGAGACTTGTACCGGAATGATTGCTCGGATCA
Protein-coding regions in this window:
- a CDS encoding glycosyltransferase family 4 protein, whose protein sequence is MKALFFYPNHSPFIQVDEDILMSIMPVHSICLHQSKGKWTYLLHLWSIVTKILRHSSAKLCLCWFADYHAFVMVLAAKVFQRKAVIFIGGYDAVHYPEYAYGVYHHALRRFCAIYALKHCDLIIANHEALLSSNNYYYNSSGHPEGVFKLIPELKTRAVTVYNSITGSAPSTINLVRQQQILSVGSTPRLEDFYNKGYDLLIDAAKAFPCWQFIIVGIQDRWRDTLEPRHKLSAVPNLRIHAKMEHSEVLRLMSESDIYVQVSISEGMPNALMEAMLYGCKALGSDVAGIPTIIGEYGHIIRERSTKALIEGLKILMDKEVDRVTLSKDISTRFSNQNRMDGIQRALRDVL
- a CDS encoding response regulator, whose translation is MTKILVIEDEDSFRRVLVQMLTKAGYDVRQAGDGNQALEVCAQFCPDLVLTDIIMPDKEGLETIQELLELCPTIRIVAMSGGGKFGPDSYLPLAEKLGAKATLQKPFMREEMLATIARVLAED